One genomic region from Leptospira tipperaryensis encodes:
- a CDS encoding TonB-dependent receptor family protein encodes MHKKTILSVLILFFLFSWGVPAQPQENTENKEKQPPPPTAEETEKEKWSRGTISVIGKKKNDLKRIPGSATIIEKEYLEQTRPVDSMEVLRRVPGASIRYQDTGLILNVGFRGVNSDLGRKVLILEDGIFTSLNPYSAPEQYYTPNIDRMERIEVVKGSGAILFGPSTIGGVINFITKRPPKDPVLSVSMQGGSYGFFSSQISYGGTFGNTGIDISVLRKQGNGFRDHQDFRLHEVSFKSVTDINEKHALTTKFLGTVQDANMTYLGLTTGQFWNNSSSNFAEQDNRKLQRYSGDLGHEWKITDNSKLVSKVYAAYTERNWTRQNYVRNTGSNFSTLPSNVIKAYDTEPFVNRPGDTVYMLDSVGHRDRSYRFVGAESRYQLDYQFFGIKNQLDAGLRYHYETADIKYIDGPSTPDYAIFGNGLGNPATGTASSEYSLAKSGQLRDHEVNNTKSIAGFAQNSFKFYDKFSVIPGVRYETFTQNRTILRQQAVDPVTNQPDLNSPPQEVDKGSTHTYRVLIPGLGLTYDIRKDLTWFAGAHKGFSPPRYQDALNNSGVINKIDPEYSYNYETGIRGDITNYLNAQVTYFDLNYINQIIITSSTSGNDSASSAKNGGRTYSRGLETNFTFDPAKLFDANFKLPIELIYTRADAKMNQYSIDTSKVTANQSLLDFIVTQRDKNGNYVPYVSRDTATISLGYIHPKGFYARAEYQYFSAQFHDDTNTRTTYWADSITDPLGKKVLQYLNITSDSSGETGVIPAYALVNASLGYKDPIKRWSVFVTGKNLGDVRYISGRLPEGIQVGPFRQINVGVSFEL; translated from the coding sequence ATGCATAAAAAAACAATTCTGTCCGTCTTAATTCTCTTCTTCCTTTTCTCTTGGGGAGTTCCCGCACAACCTCAGGAAAACACCGAAAACAAGGAAAAACAACCCCCGCCCCCGACCGCGGAAGAGACCGAAAAAGAAAAATGGTCTCGAGGAACCATCTCCGTGATCGGGAAAAAGAAAAACGACCTCAAACGGATTCCCGGTTCGGCGACCATCATCGAAAAAGAATATCTCGAACAAACTCGTCCGGTCGATTCCATGGAAGTCCTTCGAAGAGTTCCTGGAGCTTCGATTCGTTATCAAGATACGGGCTTGATCTTGAACGTCGGTTTTAGAGGGGTTAATAGCGATCTCGGAAGAAAGGTTCTCATCCTCGAAGACGGAATTTTTACTTCTCTCAATCCTTATTCAGCTCCGGAACAATACTACACGCCTAACATCGATCGTATGGAAAGAATCGAAGTGGTAAAAGGATCCGGCGCCATTCTCTTCGGGCCTTCCACCATCGGGGGCGTGATCAACTTCATCACAAAACGTCCGCCAAAAGATCCGGTTCTCTCGGTTTCGATGCAGGGTGGATCTTATGGATTCTTCTCCTCTCAAATTTCTTACGGGGGAACCTTTGGAAATACGGGAATCGATATCTCGGTTCTTAGAAAACAAGGAAACGGTTTCCGTGATCATCAAGACTTTCGACTTCACGAAGTTTCCTTTAAATCCGTAACCGATATCAATGAGAAACACGCACTCACAACAAAATTTTTAGGAACCGTCCAAGACGCAAACATGACCTATCTCGGTCTTACGACGGGGCAATTCTGGAACAATTCTTCTTCGAATTTTGCGGAACAAGACAATCGTAAACTTCAGAGATATTCCGGCGACTTGGGTCACGAATGGAAAATCACCGACAACTCCAAACTTGTCTCGAAAGTTTACGCAGCTTATACGGAAAGAAACTGGACTAGACAGAATTATGTTCGAAACACCGGCTCTAATTTCAGCACCCTTCCGAGCAACGTAATCAAAGCCTATGATACGGAACCTTTTGTAAATAGACCGGGAGACACGGTCTATATGCTCGATAGCGTAGGTCATAGGGACCGTTCTTATCGTTTTGTAGGCGCGGAATCCCGCTATCAACTCGATTATCAGTTTTTTGGAATTAAGAATCAGTTGGACGCCGGTCTTCGTTATCACTACGAGACTGCGGATATCAAATACATAGATGGACCGTCTACTCCTGATTATGCGATCTTTGGAAACGGTTTGGGAAATCCTGCGACCGGAACCGCTTCTTCCGAATATTCTCTTGCAAAATCGGGACAACTCAGAGATCACGAAGTCAACAATACGAAATCGATCGCGGGCTTTGCACAAAACAGTTTTAAATTCTACGATAAGTTTTCGGTGATTCCCGGAGTTCGTTATGAAACGTTTACTCAGAATCGAACGATTCTTCGTCAGCAAGCGGTCGATCCCGTGACAAACCAACCGGATCTGAATTCTCCTCCGCAAGAAGTCGACAAGGGAAGCACTCACACTTATCGAGTTCTCATCCCCGGTTTGGGTCTTACTTACGATATCAGAAAAGACCTGACTTGGTTTGCGGGCGCACACAAAGGATTCTCCCCTCCTCGTTATCAAGATGCGCTTAACAATTCCGGCGTGATCAACAAAATCGATCCAGAATATTCTTATAACTATGAAACCGGGATTCGAGGGGATATTACAAATTACTTAAACGCTCAAGTGACTTATTTTGATTTGAACTATATCAATCAGATCATCATTACTTCTTCTACTTCCGGAAACGATTCCGCTTCTTCCGCTAAAAACGGCGGAAGAACTTATAGCCGCGGCCTCGAAACGAACTTCACTTTCGATCCGGCAAAACTCTTTGACGCGAACTTTAAACTTCCGATCGAACTCATCTACACAAGGGCCGATGCGAAGATGAACCAATATTCGATCGATACTTCCAAAGTGACCGCCAACCAATCTCTCTTGGATTTTATAGTTACCCAGAGAGATAAAAATGGGAACTATGTTCCTTACGTTTCCAGAGATACCGCTACGATTTCTCTCGGTTATATTCATCCGAAGGGATTTTATGCAAGAGCTGAATATCAATATTTCTCGGCCCAGTTCCACGACGATACAAACACTCGAACGACCTATTGGGCGGATTCCATCACGGATCCTCTCGGCAAAAAAGTATTACAATATTTGAATATTACTTCTGACAGCTCCGGTGAAACCGGAGTCATCCCGGCCTACGCTCTCGTGAACGCTTCTCTGGGTTATAAGGACCCGATCAAACGTTGGAGCGTCTTTGTGACGGGGAAAAACTTAGGGGACGTTCGCTACATTTCCGGACGCCTCCCGGAAGGGATTCAAGTTGGACCCTTTCGTCAGATCAACGTAGGAGTTAGTTTTGAACTCTGA
- a CDS encoding bifunctional GNAT family N-acetyltransferase/carbon-nitrogen hydrolase family protein: protein MISTNGAGGKKPRKKKKKIQSDHRIVIRALTLDDYDDVKEIMDIVFPEFDGAWKRNQYESQITKFPEGQICIEDNGKVVGAAISQIIKWADYGDNHTYEEIVGKGDLKNHNEEGDSLYGVDIFVHPEYRGLRLGRRLYDARKELCERLNLKRIVVGAWMPGYENYEDSMTPAQYIEKVRDKEIYDPVLSFQLANGFHVRKLKRGYFGNTKGFSSYAVLLEWLNIYYEKEETTLIGGKKTVVRVGVVQLQMRPVTGIEELMKQVEFFVDTVAGYNVDFVLFPEFFNASLLAKYNDRSPSDAMRALSSHTESIIERMVELAVSYNVNIISGSMPEYRDETLHNVSYLCRRDGTYEEQYKLHVTPDEDFYWGVKGGYNLSVFNTDSCKIGILICFDVEFPELPRILAEQGMDILFVPFYTDTKNGYNRVRHCAMARAIENECYVVISGSVGALPHVENMDIQYAQSAVFTPSDFAFPHDCVAAESVPNTEMTLIADLDLDLLKELRKKGSVRNLSNRRKDLYELKWIYES, encoded by the coding sequence ATGATATCCACGAACGGAGCCGGCGGAAAAAAACCGAGGAAGAAAAAGAAGAAGATTCAATCCGATCATAGGATCGTAATCCGAGCTCTTACCTTGGACGATTACGACGACGTCAAAGAAATTATGGACATCGTCTTTCCGGAGTTTGACGGAGCCTGGAAAAGAAATCAGTACGAATCTCAGATCACAAAATTTCCGGAAGGCCAGATCTGTATCGAAGACAACGGAAAAGTCGTCGGCGCTGCGATCAGCCAGATCATCAAGTGGGCCGATTACGGAGACAATCATACTTACGAAGAAATCGTAGGAAAGGGAGATCTCAAAAATCACAACGAGGAAGGAGATTCCCTCTACGGAGTCGATATCTTCGTTCACCCGGAGTATAGAGGTCTTCGTCTCGGTCGAAGATTGTATGACGCGAGAAAAGAACTCTGTGAAAGACTCAATCTCAAAAGAATCGTAGTCGGAGCTTGGATGCCTGGTTACGAAAACTATGAAGACTCGATGACTCCGGCGCAATACATCGAAAAGGTGAGAGACAAGGAAATCTACGATCCCGTTCTTTCCTTCCAGTTGGCAAACGGCTTTCACGTTAGAAAACTAAAACGCGGTTACTTCGGAAACACAAAGGGTTTTAGCTCTTACGCTGTTCTATTAGAATGGTTGAATATATACTACGAAAAAGAAGAAACCACTCTTATCGGCGGTAAAAAAACCGTGGTCCGAGTTGGAGTCGTTCAACTTCAGATGCGGCCCGTGACCGGGATCGAAGAATTGATGAAACAAGTCGAATTCTTCGTGGATACGGTCGCCGGATACAACGTGGACTTTGTTTTATTCCCCGAATTCTTCAACGCATCACTTCTTGCAAAATACAACGATCGAAGCCCTTCCGACGCGATGCGGGCTCTTTCCAGTCATACGGAAAGTATCATCGAAAGAATGGTGGAACTCGCGGTTTCATACAACGTGAATATCATCTCCGGAAGTATGCCGGAGTACAGGGATGAAACCCTGCACAACGTTTCCTATCTTTGCAGAAGGGACGGAACCTACGAAGAACAGTATAAACTCCACGTAACCCCGGACGAAGACTTCTACTGGGGAGTGAAAGGTGGATACAATCTTTCCGTGTTCAACACGGATTCTTGTAAGATCGGAATTCTTATCTGTTTCGACGTGGAATTTCCGGAGCTCCCGAGAATTTTAGCGGAACAAGGAATGGACATTCTTTTTGTTCCTTTTTATACGGACACGAAGAACGGATACAACCGAGTCAGACACTGCGCGATGGCAAGAGCCATTGAAAACGAATGTTACGTAGTAATCTCCGGCTCCGTCGGCGCTCTTCCTCATGTGGAGAATATGGATATCCAGTATGCTCAGTCTGCTGTTTTTACTCCTTCCGACTTTGCTTTTCCTCACGACTGCGTCGCCGCAGAATCCGTTCCAAATACGGAGATGACCTTGATCGCCGACTTGGATCTCGATCTTTTAAAAGAACTTCGTAAAAAAGGTTCAGTCAGAAATCTAAGCAATCGAAGAAAAGACTTATACGAACTCAAATGGATTTACGAATCATGA
- a CDS encoding VTT domain-containing protein, protein MLFQKDEIFSYHKKRNFYSGLIFLSTVFIALTLLILATSGILKFEIPGLSAVQKLVLYVSKEIQKPSLIGVFFTTLFGGLFFFYLPIEFLYIRATYSKLDGSDLIMLHILGLLISFSINYFLGRIAARACIKLISPKKFYRMKGFLNRYGVLAIFVFNALPLPAPILSAILGVIRYKKKIFYPVFVAGQLSQSVVILFFVRYVFTGKIF, encoded by the coding sequence GTGCTGTTTCAAAAGGATGAAATCTTTTCGTATCACAAGAAAAGAAATTTCTATTCCGGTCTGATTTTTCTTTCCACAGTTTTTATAGCGCTCACACTTTTGATCTTGGCGACTTCCGGGATTCTTAAATTTGAAATTCCGGGCTTGAGCGCCGTTCAGAAGCTCGTCCTCTACGTGAGCAAGGAAATCCAAAAACCGAGTTTGATCGGCGTTTTTTTTACGACCCTCTTCGGCGGTTTGTTTTTCTTTTATCTTCCCATCGAATTCTTATACATTCGTGCGACCTATTCCAAACTCGACGGAAGCGATCTCATTATGCTTCATATTCTCGGACTTCTGATTTCTTTCTCGATCAATTATTTTCTGGGAAGAATCGCGGCCCGCGCTTGTATCAAACTGATAAGTCCGAAAAAATTTTACAGGATGAAAGGATTTCTAAATCGTTACGGTGTTTTGGCGATCTTTGTTTTCAACGCTCTTCCTTTGCCGGCTCCGATCTTGAGCGCGATCCTCGGAGTCATCCGTTATAAGAAGAAAATTTTTTATCCAGTCTTCGTTGCGGGGCAACTCTCTCAGTCCGTCGTGATTCTCTTTTTTGTTCGTTACGTTTTTACGGGTAAGATTTTCTGA
- the ppk1 gene encoding polyphosphate kinase 1 — protein sequence MSKPRIQEQAPTKTSENGSSNGNQLEIHLGNPNIFFDRELSWIDFNRRVLEEANDPENPLLERLKFLSITETNLDEFYMVRVAGLRNLVKEGNDERSLNGDSASEILSDLSDKVRTFVREQYETFSDTLAEMNTAGIHVILNPEELTIDEIKQIQSYYKEDVSPILTPLAIDTSHPFPHILNKSLNLAMVLSTDDEKTGGKKDLFAVVQVPSVLPRFLHLKTKGDERRFFPLEEIIKLHVDDLFYGMTVKEIYPFRIIRDADISIDEEKSVKDLLITMKDELRNRIWGDAVRMDIHQGTSPFIKNTLRELLELQDHEVFDVASLLNINDAMFFYGLDHTSKLKYPFFQQKMTLKFDTPEKIFEAMKKKDRLLHHPYQSFSAIEDLLRIASEDPKVLGIKMTLYRTSGDSPIIQYLGQAAENGKQVTVLVELKARFDEERNIKWAQKLEARGVHVVYGVVGLKIHCKMLLVVRKEDDHMVRYVHLGTGNYNSTTSKYYTDLSFFTVNKQITEDVSTIFNTITSYAKMPTLNLLSASPHNLKSTFITMIEKETENALAGKPARIIFKMNSLVDPHIILSLYKASQAGVKVDLIIRGICCLKPGLKGISENITVLSIVGRFLEHTRIYFFHSGGAEATFLASADCMPRNFERRIEVLFPILEPKNKERIKKILDVQLRDNVKARFLHPDGHYRKRTLEKDEKMVDSQIERMNFAE from the coding sequence GTGTCAAAGCCAAGAATACAAGAACAAGCTCCGACAAAGACGAGCGAAAACGGTTCTTCCAACGGGAATCAATTAGAGATTCACCTCGGCAACCCGAATATATTTTTCGACCGGGAACTTTCCTGGATCGATTTTAACCGACGCGTTCTGGAAGAAGCGAACGATCCCGAAAATCCACTCTTAGAAAGACTGAAATTCTTAAGCATCACCGAAACCAATCTCGACGAATTCTACATGGTTCGTGTCGCCGGACTTCGAAATTTAGTAAAAGAAGGAAACGACGAAAGAAGTCTCAACGGAGACAGCGCTTCCGAAATTCTCTCCGATCTTTCGGACAAGGTCCGCACCTTCGTCCGGGAACAATACGAAACCTTTTCCGATACATTAGCAGAAATGAATACTGCCGGAATTCACGTAATTCTAAATCCGGAAGAATTGACGATAGACGAAATCAAACAGATCCAGAGTTACTACAAAGAAGACGTATCTCCGATCTTGACTCCACTCGCGATCGATACGTCTCATCCATTCCCTCATATTCTTAACAAATCCTTGAACCTCGCGATGGTCCTCAGCACCGACGACGAAAAAACCGGCGGTAAAAAAGATCTCTTCGCCGTAGTTCAAGTGCCTTCGGTTCTTCCCCGATTCTTACATCTAAAAACGAAGGGAGACGAAAGAAGATTCTTTCCTTTGGAAGAGATCATCAAACTTCACGTAGACGATCTTTTTTACGGAATGACGGTAAAGGAAATCTATCCTTTCCGAATCATCCGAGACGCGGACATCTCCATCGACGAAGAAAAATCCGTAAAAGATTTATTGATCACGATGAAAGACGAACTTCGCAACCGAATCTGGGGCGACGCGGTTCGGATGGACATTCATCAAGGAACTTCTCCTTTTATCAAAAACACTCTCAGGGAACTCCTGGAACTTCAAGATCACGAAGTTTTCGACGTTGCTTCTCTTTTGAATATCAACGACGCGATGTTCTTCTACGGTTTGGATCACACGTCCAAACTCAAGTATCCTTTTTTCCAACAGAAGATGACTCTGAAGTTTGATACTCCGGAAAAAATCTTCGAAGCGATGAAAAAAAAAGACCGTCTTCTTCATCATCCGTATCAATCATTCTCGGCGATCGAAGATCTTTTAAGAATCGCATCCGAAGATCCAAAAGTCCTCGGAATCAAAATGACCTTATATCGTACAAGCGGGGATTCTCCGATCATCCAATACCTCGGACAAGCGGCGGAGAATGGAAAACAAGTCACCGTTCTTGTGGAACTCAAGGCTCGTTTTGACGAAGAAAGAAACATAAAGTGGGCGCAGAAACTCGAAGCGCGCGGCGTTCACGTCGTCTACGGCGTTGTCGGATTAAAAATTCATTGTAAGATGCTCCTCGTAGTTCGCAAAGAAGACGATCACATGGTGCGTTATGTGCACCTTGGAACCGGAAATTACAATTCTACAACTTCCAAGTATTATACGGACCTCAGTTTTTTTACCGTAAACAAACAGATTACCGAAGACGTTTCCACGATCTTTAACACGATCACGAGTTATGCGAAGATGCCGACTTTGAACCTTCTTTCGGCTTCTCCCCACAACCTCAAATCCACCTTTATCACGATGATCGAAAAGGAAACTGAGAATGCCCTCGCGGGAAAACCGGCGAGAATCATCTTCAAGATGAATTCCCTCGTCGATCCGCATATTATACTTTCATTATATAAAGCGAGTCAGGCCGGAGTCAAAGTGGATCTTATCATCCGCGGAATCTGCTGCCTCAAACCGGGACTCAAAGGAATCTCCGAAAACATCACGGTTCTATCCATCGTGGGAAGATTTCTGGAACATACAAGAATCTACTTCTTTCATTCCGGAGGAGCGGAGGCGACCTTCCTCGCTTCGGCGGATTGTATGCCACGGAATTTTGAAAGAAGAATCGAAGTTCTTTTTCCGATTTTAGAACCCAAGAACAAGGAAAGAATCAAGAAAATTTTGGACGTTCAGTTGAGAGACAACGTAAAAGCGAGATTTCTCCATCCGGACGGGCACTATCGCAAAAGAACCTTGGAGAAAGACGAAAAGATGGTCGATTCTCAAATTGAAAGAATGAACTTCGCAGAATAA
- the lruB gene encoding imelysin LruB — MHLKKTSLLSILLITTSFLFTNCKSEKNNNDSTILAGIVALGSVPTATKAQVIDRYLQLGYESYDQSYKDAVTLQTAVTAFAAAATPSAADHTNLKNLYVIARASYLVTEAFRFSSGPIDNSDAVGCGAAADGSGSSECEGLLNAWPLDESAIDNYIAGAGATTYTAILAVNGNATATGATEGNDEKVVTVGWHAVEYLLWGQDLSNAGVNQISGQRPVSDFANATAGGARRKAYLKAITDAMVVQLKLIRDQFSDGTTYSNLMKSNPSAGLTNIFQGLGKFIAGEWGGQRLTGTFDGQQEEEHSCFSDTTKADFYYDAQGVLNVWFGSFQIKKGVVTSTGPGLSSLFGTLTAPPIASQVTASRDAFCLNLPEQVADPNYTTTCPSGSLTGRYDQIIRNTDSEYNILFNTQKLIGDTLKKTITDAAKAVGVSITDFSI; from the coding sequence ATGCATCTAAAAAAAACATCTCTTCTCTCGATTCTCCTCATCACGACTTCTTTTCTATTTACGAATTGTAAGTCGGAAAAGAATAACAACGATTCGACGATACTCGCCGGTATCGTGGCGTTAGGATCCGTCCCGACCGCGACAAAGGCTCAGGTCATCGATCGTTATCTCCAATTGGGATATGAATCTTACGATCAAAGTTATAAGGACGCAGTCACTCTTCAAACTGCTGTCACTGCATTTGCAGCAGCCGCAACTCCATCCGCGGCGGATCATACAAATTTAAAGAATCTTTATGTAATCGCTCGGGCTTCTTATCTTGTCACCGAAGCGTTTCGTTTTTCTTCCGGCCCGATCGACAACTCCGATGCGGTTGGTTGTGGAGCGGCTGCGGACGGATCCGGATCGTCGGAATGTGAAGGACTTTTGAATGCATGGCCTTTGGACGAATCCGCGATCGACAATTATATCGCGGGCGCCGGAGCTACGACCTATACTGCAATCTTAGCAGTAAACGGAAATGCAACCGCAACAGGAGCAACGGAAGGAAACGATGAAAAAGTAGTCACCGTTGGCTGGCACGCAGTTGAATATCTTCTCTGGGGACAAGATCTTTCCAACGCTGGAGTCAATCAGATTTCCGGACAACGCCCGGTGAGTGATTTCGCAAACGCAACCGCAGGGGGAGCCAGAAGAAAGGCTTACTTGAAAGCAATCACAGACGCGATGGTTGTTCAACTGAAACTCATCCGCGACCAGTTCTCCGACGGAACCACATATTCCAATCTTATGAAATCCAATCCAAGCGCGGGACTCACAAATATCTTTCAAGGTCTTGGCAAGTTCATCGCCGGAGAATGGGGTGGACAAAGACTTACCGGAACGTTTGACGGACAACAAGAAGAAGAACATTCCTGCTTTAGCGATACGACAAAAGCGGACTTCTACTACGACGCACAAGGCGTCCTCAACGTATGGTTTGGATCTTTTCAAATTAAAAAAGGAGTCGTGACTTCTACCGGCCCGGGCTTAAGCTCCCTTTTCGGAACTCTCACCGCTCCACCGATCGCTTCTCAAGTGACGGCTTCCAGAGACGCATTCTGCCTCAATCTTCCGGAACAAGTCGCCGATCCGAATTACACGACCACATGTCCTTCCGGATCTTTGACAGGACGTTACGATCAGATCATCCGAAACACGGATTCCGAATATAATATTCTATTCAATACTCAGAAATTGATCGGAGACACTCTGAAAAAAACGATCACCGACGCGGCAAAAGCGGTCGGGGTTTCGATCACGGACTTTTCCATTTAA
- a CDS encoding transmembrane 220 family protein, with product MDLRIMKAFSITIILLWILFAGLQWNDPDPWLWMPIYLSVVVLYAGFLIYPEKTKIWLRTSLILSAAFSAGTVLAAMQIQNLSFDDEVTRETGGLILSAIVSRVPSYIIRKRETSAVSKG from the coding sequence ATGGATTTACGAATCATGAAAGCATTTTCTATTACGATCATTCTTCTTTGGATTTTGTTTGCCGGTCTTCAATGGAACGATCCGGATCCTTGGCTCTGGATGCCGATCTACCTCAGCGTCGTCGTTTTATATGCAGGATTTTTGATATACCCCGAGAAGACAAAAATCTGGCTCCGAACCTCTTTGATTCTTTCCGCGGCGTTTTCAGCGGGAACGGTTCTCGCCGCGATGCAGATCCAAAATCTTTCCTTCGACGACGAGGTTACGAGAGAAACGGGAGGACTGATTCTTTCAGCGATCGTTTCTCGTGTGCCTTCTTATATCATTCGAAAGAGAGAGACGAGTGCTGTTTCAAAAGGATGA
- a CDS encoding FAD-binding oxidoreductase: MTTTSTINKSELKSLIGPGKIFFRNDPDFDEATFLSFGTDRTKVHSPDFEILAFPTNTEEVAKIVKYAFENDISIVPSGGRTGYAGGAIAKNQELVLSLSKMDKVLDFDPFFGSIKVQAGMITKNLHKESEERGFYFPVDFASTGSSHIGGNIATNAGGVRVVHYGLIRQWVLGLTVVTGSGQILEFNGEVLKNNTGYDLKQLFIGSEGTLGVITEATLKLTTKPLDNRVLLVAVPDFVSILSLFKETHQVKVPLLAFEFFTEYCLGKVKAHLGVSDPFSAPSPYYVLMEFEIADESDDEKLFGFLETITEKELISDGSLAQNSKQSETFWKYREGISESISIDYTVHKNDISLPLRNMEPFLVEMETLLKDEYPGFEIALFGHVGDGNLHLNIVKPKDLSNEEFFKRCKSVDPDMFRLLQKYHGSISAEHGIGLLKKDFLHFSRSEAEILLMKEIKKSMDPKNIMNPGKVF; this comes from the coding sequence ATGACTACAACTTCCACAATCAACAAATCAGAATTAAAATCCCTCATTGGACCGGGAAAAATATTTTTTAGAAACGATCCGGACTTTGACGAAGCGACCTTTCTTTCTTTTGGAACCGACAGAACCAAAGTTCACAGTCCCGATTTCGAAATTCTCGCTTTTCCCACAAACACCGAGGAAGTTGCAAAAATCGTAAAGTACGCTTTTGAAAACGATATCTCCATCGTTCCTTCCGGTGGAAGAACGGGTTACGCTGGAGGAGCGATCGCGAAAAATCAAGAATTGGTTCTTTCCCTTTCCAAGATGGACAAGGTCCTGGACTTTGATCCTTTTTTCGGAAGTATCAAAGTGCAAGCGGGAATGATCACGAAAAATCTTCACAAAGAATCCGAAGAAAGAGGATTCTACTTTCCGGTGGACTTCGCATCCACGGGTTCTTCCCATATCGGCGGTAACATCGCGACTAACGCGGGTGGCGTGAGAGTCGTCCACTACGGACTCATTCGTCAGTGGGTTTTAGGACTCACCGTAGTAACGGGCTCCGGTCAAATCTTAGAATTCAACGGCGAAGTTCTTAAAAACAACACCGGATACGATCTCAAACAACTTTTTATCGGCTCAGAAGGAACGTTAGGCGTCATCACGGAAGCAACTCTGAAACTCACTACAAAACCTCTGGACAACCGGGTTCTTCTCGTAGCGGTTCCCGATTTTGTCTCCATTCTTTCCCTTTTCAAGGAAACTCACCAGGTGAAGGTTCCCCTTCTCGCATTTGAATTCTTCACCGAATATTGTCTCGGAAAAGTAAAAGCCCATTTGGGAGTTTCCGATCCGTTTTCGGCTCCGAGCCCGTATTACGTTTTGATGGAATTCGAAATCGCCGACGAAAGCGACGATGAAAAACTCTTCGGCTTTTTGGAAACGATCACGGAAAAGGAACTGATCAGCGACGGAAGTCTCGCTCAGAATTCCAAACAATCCGAAACCTTTTGGAAGTATCGGGAAGGAATCAGCGAAAGTATTTCCATCGATTATACGGTTCATAAAAACGATATTTCACTTCCTCTTCGAAATATGGAACCCTTCCTCGTGGAAATGGAAACCCTTTTAAAAGACGAATACCCAGGTTTTGAAATCGCGCTCTTCGGTCACGTAGGCGACGGCAATCTTCACCTAAACATCGTTAAACCCAAGGATCTTTCCAACGAAGAATTCTTCAAAAGATGCAAGAGCGTGGATCCTGATATGTTTCGTTTATTACAAAAATATCATGGATCGATCAGCGCGGAACACGGAATCGGACTTTTAAAAAAGGATTTTCTCCATTTTTCCAGGTCGGAAGCCGAAATTCTTCTGATGAAAGAAATCAAAAAATCCATGGATCCGAAGAACATCATGAACCCCGGTAAAGTGTTCTGA